The Lampris incognitus isolate fLamInc1 chromosome 4, fLamInc1.hap2, whole genome shotgun sequence genome segment GCCCCGCCGTCCCTTCCTGCGCTGGGCTCCATCCAGATGTGATGCATGGATTAGAagcttttaacacacacacacgcacacacacacacacacacacacacacacacacacgagggttTTATGCTTCCGAACAGCATACACCAACACCATTGTGACACAACAGCTACACACAGACGCATCTCtttaccctccccccccccccccatagtgcCTCTGTGGGATACGGACTGAGTGTATCGTATGTGCGCCTGCAGTTATCACCACACAGCTACAGAGGCCATGGAAATAGTCCCCTGCCTTGGACTTCTGCCACGGTTTGTTCGTCTTCCTCCTCCACCTCGTGCTGCGTCTCCCTCCGCCGACGGTCTGTTCGGCTGATGCATGTAGCAGAACCTGGTTCTGATGATGCATGAAGCACATCCTGGTTCTGATAATGCATGAAGCACATCCTGGTTCTGATGATGCAGGAAGTACAGCCTGCTTCTGATGATGCACGAAGCACAGCCTGGTTCTGATAATGCATGAATCACAACCTGGTTCTGATGATGCACAAAGTACAGCCTGCTTCTGATGATGCAAGAAGTACAGCCTGGTTCTGATGATGCACGAATCACAACCTGGTTCCGATGATGCACGAAGCACAGCCTGGTTCTGATGATGCACGAAGCACAACCTGCTTCCGATGATGCACGAAGTACAGCCTGGTTCTGATGATGCACGAAGTACAGCCTGCTTCTGATGATGCACGAAGCACAACCTGGTTCTGATGATGCACGAAGCACAACCTGGTTCTGATGATGCACGAAGCACAGCCTGGTTCTGATGATGCACGAAGCACAACCTGGTTCTGATGATGCACGAAGCACAGCCTGCTTCTGATGATGCACGAAGCACAACCTGGTTCTGATGATGCACGAAGCACAGCCTGCTTCTGATGATGCACGAATCACAACCTGGTTCTGATGATCCACGAAGCACAGCCTGGTTCTGATGATCCACGAAGCACAGCCTGGTTCTGATGATGCACGAAGCACAACCTGGTTCTGATGATGCACGAAGCACAGCCTGCTTCTGATGATGCACGAATCCCGACCTGGTTCTGATGATCCACGAAGCACAGCCTGGTTCTGATGATGCACGAAGCACAGCCTGGTTCTGATGCGAAAGcgttttgttgtgtgtgtatgatgtCTGCACAATTTGATTTggacttgtttttcttttttgcccaCCTCAATGCAGATTTGAGCCAGTTCTGCCAAATAAGGCAGACGGCGAGCCTGTGTAGACGCGTAGGCGGACATCAGTTTTTAGCTCGAACCACAGACATTCAAATGGACTTCAGGTCTCGGCCTTTCCAGAACATCCATCTTCTCTGAGACTTCCCTGTGTAGCTTTTGCGGTGTAGTTTTGGgtgtttccgcttccggtgtgggaagatggcggcacgaattcacgtttgcagcggtctCACCCACTGCCGTCCATGCgggggtctttgtccacgtctaagtttgttttgtcttcgtttgaaggCTGGGAGAGTGTGGTCTACTggcttgtgggcccagggaccgcggccctgaccGGAGTTACGCCCGGGGAGGTAACaccaggggcggtctgacagggcgcagaagcggggcaggctaagctaactgctagcccatgcagaccggcagtcttgataacaccgagggcggtctggctttggcctcgcctggcgctgactgtgtgtttggtgtcgtggtgtggggtgcggggaggaggtgtgtcgaaggtgtctggctgggagagcctggtctgctgtgtctggtgggcccagggaccacgctcCTGCCGGAgccgcaccgagggcggtctgacagggcgcagaagtggggcaggctaagctaactgctagcccatgcagaccggcagttctgacagtcaccctggctggcgtggGTCCTCTGGACCGTGGAatcttttggactgtgttgcgctgagtgttgttaactgtttgtgtgttttgtttttgtttatttttgctttgttccctcccagacagcatccggatgtgggccacttcgggcagtgatgcggcactgatggtcttcttctggccctgacaaaatggatgtgagcctgaagtggcaaatatggcccaaatataccaaatcacatgtgggccttttttggctaaGCTGCAGTGCTCTGGGCAGCATGTGGTCCGGATGTGACCCTGatagtggcccgtgtggtaaacggtgaatagggcccaaatatcacaaaacaaatatggccacctttggcaaatatgtggcacatgcggcattggttctggcccagatctggcaagcaggagcggaccgcccaagtgccatcattccacgcggtatgtgggccggatgaaagtgtcgggtgtgggacgggtccgggctgcAGCAGAACTCTGGGCTCAGTTCTGTATGTTTTTCGGTGGTGTCGTTTTTTGGGGgaattttgggtgtgtgttttcgTCTTCTGTGTTGCACCGCTGGGGGAGACGGGGGTTCTTTTCTTTTCCGTACGCAAGGACCCGAAAGGCCGGACCATAACTTGCTCCCGGTTGCTGGTTGTCAGTTTGGTTACCCGAGTCCCCGTCCATAGCGGATGTCTGGCGAGCGCAAAGTCTACTGTCATTTGTGTGAACGCAGCCATCTTGTTGGTGCTTGCAGAACCAGCAAGCAGGCCCGGTGGTTTGTCAAATtaacgttgggggggggggggtaacagaaTGAGACCCCTGTGTGACGTCACGGGGAGCCGAGCACGGAGGGTTGGAGTGGCTCCCTCGGCCTCCTCTCTGACAGTTGTCCTTTTCATGTGGCTTTTCGGTTTGGTAGGAGGCTCTGATCCGGCTTGTGATGTGTTTCctcctcccaccccccccccctctcattttGTTATAATGGGCTTTAGTGTTCCTCGGAAGACATGAGCTTCATCTTGAGGTTTCACGGCGGTTCTTCGTGACAGGACTGATCTGATCTTTCAGTGGTGAGACTTCATGAAGTCGGTGATGTTTATTATTCAGTCATATGACTGAGcacgggggggggcgggggggtgggtgggggtgggttggTGTGATTGTTCCGAGGGAAATGGACACCTGCCACAAGACGAGTGGTTCATCCGAACTTTGAGGCCTTTAGGTCCAGCTTCGTTCAGGCGTCATCGCCTCTTTCTCGTTGACATTGTCCGGACGTGTTTCTATTGGAGTAGAACAGAAAAAGAAATCCCGGTTAAATAAGTCTCGCTTtgtagtccgcggtggcgtagcggtctaagcgtcggctttgtgtcgacgcagttgcccgccggggaccgggggttcgcgccccggtctcgtcagatccgactatggccgaactcgatgaagcagcgatcattggcaacgctgtcctcgggaggggggcggagtcggcttgtgttcgtcacgtgaccgcgcctctgggtgtgtgggggggaaagcagcggttcggcctggagtcgccttgtcacggaagtgggggaggcgtctccttccagactgccggccggagagacgcggttggagaacgcacgcagtacgagggtgggggtttgaacttGAATAGGgcgcgattggccactaaaattgggagaaatcagtgtaaactactacatataacgggtctgaccctttagccgagcggttagcgacgtcgcccttggtgcaggacaccccgtatcgaatcccgcaccgggcaagaaaaacaaGCGGTTACGTCAGAAGTGAATTtataaaacaaaaacaggttTTGCTTTGCAGCAGACCAAGAAGCGCTCGGTGCGCCGTGATGCGAGTCTAGTTTCAGTTTCCGAGTCACTTCAGGGTTTCGGACTCGCGTCACTTCAGCCCCGGCACATTACAAACAACACATTTGACTCAATGTgacgcagcgggggggggggggggttggtttctTCCCGTTTCAGACGTTTTCCCGTCACGCCAGGACAGCGTTTCTATTTGTGAATAAAGCCCCCCTTCATTAGaataatcttttcttttttctatttttttgggggggggggatttttctccccgcttgtacttggccaattaccccgctcttacccacatccggttccccacccgctgtgtcggtagggacgcccgaccgagccggaggtaacgcgcgggggggggggattcgaaccggcgagccccccgTGCGGGTAAGCGACGGAATCGACCGCCGGGACGCCGTCATTAGACTAAATCCTCCACGGGACGTGCGTGACGCCCGTGACGTCATCGCGCGCGTCGTGTGCGTCGCGCCGTCCCTCCTCCCGTCCGCCGCTGCTTTATTGTGAGGAGACTGAAGAGCCCTATAgagaccccccctccctccctcctgcaacacacctcctcctcctcctcctccacccagcAGATCGACCCCACCTCCTCTCCGAAGAGACACCGGAGCGACAGACGGAGGCACCGCGGAGGAaaacggggggagagagaaaaaaagaaagaagagagactCCTTTTTTTGTTCGGATCCCGGCTCCTTCATCTGCCCTCAATCCGGGCCTAATGCTGTAGAGACggcggcggagagagagagagagagagagacctagacctagacagagagagagagagcgagagagagagagagagagagacggtgattGAGTCGGCCGGGCGGGGATCGTTCATCGCTCCTGCAGGAGGAACATGGGGTGTACGCTCAGCGCCGAGGAGCGAGCGGCTCTGGACCGGAGCAAGGCCATCGAGAAGAACCTAAAGGAGGACGGGATCACCGCCGCCAAGGACGTCAAACTGCTGCTGCTCGGTAAGACGCTGCGCGGCCCTGCCGGCGTGTGCGGGCctgtgcgtgtgtttgcgtgtgtgtgtctgtgcgtgtgtttgcgtgtgtgtgtctgtgcgtgtgtgtgcgtgtgtgcacggcTGCTTGTGCtggttggggggggtgggggggaagcgGGGCGGAGGCGCTGCGCTCTCCGTGGTGCTGAACCTCCACCGCCGCCCCCCTCTCTCATTCTGCCCCCTTCGTGTCTTCGCAGGGGGAGGGGAGTCGGGCAAAAGCACCATCGTCAAACAGATGAAGTAAGTGGCCGTCCGTCCGTCCTTCCTCctcccttctccttcttcttctccttctcctttacGTGTCTTCAGTCGCCGTCTCCTTTGCCCCGCTTTGATTGAATCGCACCTCCGTCACAGGCCCCGAGATTGCGCCTCCTCCGTCCGAGCGGAGCCGCCATGTTTCCGCCgggtgcctgcctgcctgctcgtcccgcgggcgggcgggcgggcgcgcGGGCAGGACGGAGGCCGCGGCTCGCTGCGGACATTTTACCCCCGACGGCTTCACTTCTTACCCTTTATTGCACTGCTGATGACTCTACTCTCTCTTTACTCTCTTTACTCTTTAtttcttaatgtgtgtgtgtgtgtgagagacaatacgtgggtgttgttgttggtccgtgaacgcgcgcgcgcgcgcgcgtgcgtgcgcgcgcgcgcgttacgGTGAGGTCACTGGCGCTCCATTAGTGAATACCTCTGCTTTAATCTTAATGGCTTTAAGTGCCCGATATCGCCGGGAGTACTTTGCCTATAAAAGAGGATTTGCCCAGAAATATGGCATCTAAAACCCACGTCTGGACCtcctcccccccacctccccttCATAATCTGCATCGCTCCCTTCATATCCTAAATCACTGTTATGCTTCCTAACCCTCTTAGTTAACTTAGGAGGCGTTGGCGACCCAGAAGAGACGCGGGGCTACCGTGGCTCGTGTTTTATTCATGTCCACGGCGCCTCTGGACCTCCTGGCCTCCTCTGTGCCGTCAGcgcatcctcctcccccctccccccctctctctcctccgcacagACCCGAACCTCCATTCGCCGACATCCCACCGTGGTCTCCGTCCTCTCCCGCCTCCTCACCAACAGCCCCGGGTGCTTCGGGACGGTTCGGCCCGAGcggtcctcctccccctcctcctccctctctgactgtccaacccccccccccccccggcccaaaACTGGCGGCGTCCACCTCTCCGCTGACTTATTCATGCTGCAAAGCTGCGGGTTGAGACGAAGAagaaacatgacaaagagtttgttttgttttttttctcccccttctcaCGGCGGTTTGTGAGGAGGCGAGGTGGGACTCCCAGCGTGGGAGGCTTTTTTGGGTCGAGTTGAAAAGAATCACTTGGCATCACTGCACAACACTGCTATCAGCACCacaatgcatgcacgcacacatgcagacacacacaccgtgTTGGCCTATACTTGTGGGCTAGCTAcatgcttaaccttaaccttaccctgacccttaccctgacctgaacccttaccctgacctgaacccttaccctgacctgaacccttaccctgacccttaccctgacctgaacccttaccctgacctgaaccctgacctgaacccttaccctgacctgaacccttaccctgacctgaacccttacctgaacccttaccctgacccttaccctgacctgaacccttaccctgaACCTAAACCCTTACCTGAACCCTTACTctgacctgaacccttaccctgacctgaacccttaccctgacctgaacccttacctgaacccttaccctgacctgaacccttaccctgacctgaacccttaccctgacctgaacccttaccctgacccttaccctgacctgaacccttaccctgacctgaacccttaccctgacccttaccctgacctgaacccttaccctgatctaaacccttaccctgacctgaacccttaccctgacctgaacccttaccctgacccttaccctgacctgaacccttaccctgacctgaacccttaccctgacccttaccctgacctgaacccttaccctgacctgaacccttaccctgaTCTAAACCCTTACCCTGAACCTAAGTCCTCACCCTTAAATAGGCCATTTTCCTCACAGGGATCCGTGAAATgttcccacaaggtaggtggtttcgggttttctatcctaatggggatcaCATttccccatcaggatagaaaaacctggtgcacgcacacacacacacacacacacacacacacacacacacacacacacacacacacacacacacgagattcAAGGATGCAGCAGAATGCAGGACCCTCTCTCTactagccgtgtgtgtgtgtgtgagtgtgtgtgtgagtgtgtgtgtgtgcgtgtgagtgtgtgtgtgtgtgtctttacagGGACTTGGTACAGTCCGGCCCTTTGGTCGGTAGTAACGTGGGTCTGTGTGTGCAGGATCATCCACGAAGACGGCTTCTCTGGGGACGACGTGAAGCAGTACAAGCCGGTGGTCTACAGCAACACCATCCAGAGTCTGGCGGCCATCCTGCGGGCCATGGACTCGCTGGGCATCGAGTTCGGCGACAAGGATAGAAAAGTCAGTTGGCCTTTAGGGCGCTCGTGTCTCCGCCGCGGAGGACCGCCGCTTTAAGCGACCCGCCCTCGCGCGCTGACGGTTGTTGACCCTTGTGTTGTTGTGTCCAGGCGGATGCGAAGCTGGTGTGCGACGTGGTGAGTCGCATGGAGGACACCGAGCCGTACTCCGCGGAGCTCCTGACCGCCATGAAGCGCGTGTGGGCCGACGCCGGCACGCAGGAGTGCTTCAACCGCGCCCGGGAGTACCAGCTCAACGACTCGGCCCAGTAGTGAGTAGCGGTGTCCAGAACCAGACATGAATGAaatgtgtgcacgtgtttgtgtcCGGTTTTCCCGACAACTGCGCCAAGTGCGACGCTGAAACGGGCCGACATTCTCACGCGCCGTCTCCCTCCGTGTGTGCCGTCAGCTACCTGGACAGTCTAGACCGGATCGGGGCGGCGGACTACCAGCCCACGGAGCAGGACATCCTCAGGACCCGAGTGAAGACCACCGGCATCGTCGAGACCCACTTCACCTTCAAGAACCTACACTTCAGGTAGCGGCGGAGCAGTCGCCCGGCTGCTGTGTAACGCACCACATCCGTGTtgtactgggtgtgtgtgtgtctgtgtgtgtgtctgtgtgtgtgtctgtgtgcgtgtctgaaCCGGGCTGTTGACTCGGAGCGAGCCGACGCTGCAGAGGTCCGATGTCCGGGTCTCTGCACCTCGGGGACGGATGTGCGCAGGTTTCACACTCCTCGAACACGCGGCGCCGCACACGTAAACACGTCTGGTTGTGCGTTTGCCTTTGGGTTACtgcgcttccccccccccccatttccccacGGATGGGAGGGGGTGGAGCCTGTCAAAATCACAGTATCCAATCACGGCGTTTGAAATACTACATACGTGATGAATCACAGCGGGTACGGAACCGGCGCCTGCCGATTGGCGGCCCGGCTTTCTGACCGAACGCCTTACGGCCGAGGGTCGGTGAGATCTGTGTTCTCTTGCTCTTCGTCAGGCTGTTTGACGtggggggtcaaaggtcagagagGAAGAAGTGGATCCATTGCTTCGAGGACGTGACGGCCATCATCTTCTGCGTGGCTCTGAGCGGATACGACCAGGTGCTCCACGAGGACGAAACCACCGTGAGTATGACGGGCACGTCCGCCGTCTGACCCGGCAACCCCACCCGATAGGACCCGGCAACCCCACCCGATAGGAACCGGTAACCCCACCAGATAGGACCTGGCAACCCCACTAGATAGGACCGGGCAACCCCACTAGATAGGACCGGGCAACCCCACTAGATAGGACCCGGCAACCCCACTATATAGGACCTGGCAACCCCACTAGATAGGACCTGGCAACCCCACCAGATAGGACCTGGCAACCCCACTAGATAGGACCCGGTAACCCCACCAGATAGGACCCGGCAACCCCACCAGATAGGACCCGGCAACCCCACCAGATAGGACCCTGCAACCCCACTAGATAGGACCCGGCAACCCCACTAGATAGGACCAGGCAACCCCACCAGATAGGACCCGGCAACCCCACCAGATAGGACCTGGCAACCCCACTAGATAGGACCGGGCAAGCCCACCAGATAGGACCTGGCAACCCCACTAGATAGGACCTGGCAACCCCACTAGATAGGACCTGGCAACCCCACTAGATAGGACCGGGCAAGCCCACCAGATAGGACCTGGCAACCCCACTAGATAGGACCAGGCAACCCCACCAGATAGGACCTGGCAACCCCACCAGATAGGACCGGGCAAGCCCACCAGATAGGACCCGGCAACCCCACTAGATAGGACCGGGCAAGCCCACCAGATAGGACCTGGCAACCCCACTAGATAGGACCTGGCAACCCCACTAGATAGGACCCGGCAACCCCACCAGATAGAAACCGGTAACCCCACCAGATAGGACCCGGCAACCCCA includes the following:
- the gnao1b gene encoding guanine nucleotide binding protein (G protein), alpha activating activity polypeptide O, b; translated protein: MGCTLSAEERAALDRSKAIEKNLKEDGITAAKDVKLLLLGGGESGKSTIVKQMKIIHEDGFSGDDVKQYKPVVYSNTIQSLAAILRAMDSLGIEFGDKDRKADAKLVCDVVSRMEDTEPYSAELLTAMKRVWADAGTQECFNRAREYQLNDSAQYYLDSLDRIGAADYQPTEQDILRTRVKTTGIVETHFTFKNLHFRLFDVGGQRSERKKWIHCFEDVTAIIFCVALSGYDQVLHEDETTNRMHESLMLFDSICNNKFFIDTSIILFLNKKDLFAEKIKKSPLSICFPEYTGANTYDDATAYIQVQFESKNRSPNKEIYCHLTCATDTGNIQVVFDAVTDIIIANNLRGCGLY